A stretch of Anolis sagrei isolate rAnoSag1 chromosome X, rAnoSag1.mat, whole genome shotgun sequence DNA encodes these proteins:
- the LOC132782015 gene encoding transmembrane protein 180-like, with product MKFMSGIHRNALAYSMTTLGAGMMNSIFNFYYVKLFLNRYKISETAFHQAQVVFMIWNAINDPLFGYIQDNSRVPCCSRRQFSILYGAPLYALAFLLPWFPWKQYGEDDWLSGLHLIVALCAFDGLLTFVLLAQCALFAEISTRHESRLQLIKYNQVASLVGSTSILFCGLITDNMENFVSFQAFTVLVGVIATACMCYTGLYSTTEYEQKEILAEEVVSESAEGSLSWSSIILLTRQIMTQKNFLLFVTMNFFQVFHLAFCNNFMMIFADNLIPKEVLASSVRSIMYGAGFICPQCLVLISQTLLRKFGYYKIVLYSFYLEVMAAAAMFFLGVEHYYLLAAYLTGNMVIVQAAFSLFNLPLADIVDEDLKKYKRRSPLSSMVFGTNALFTKPAQSLAPMLVVTILNQFGYAQLNNKAIQPDPHLFLGLHDAMFYMICLIPLCIAVIQILTWTPFSIQNSHLMH from the exons ATGAAGTTTATGTCTGGAATTCATCGCAATGCGCTGGCATACTCCATGACCACATTGGGTGCTGGAATGATGAATAGTATCTTCAATTTCTATTATGTTAAACTTTTTCTAAACCGATACAAGATCTCAGAAACCGCGTTCCATCAAGCGCAG GTTGTTTTTATGATCTGGAATGCCATTAATGATCCTCTCTTTGGGTATATTCAAGACAACTCCAGAGTACCATGCTGCTCTAGACGCCAGTTTTCCATTCTGTATGGCGCTCCCTTGTATGCTTTggcctttctgcttccttggtttCCTTGGAAACAATATGGAGAAGATGACTGGCTTAGCGGGCTTCATCTTATTGTTGCCTTGTGCGCTTTTGACGGCCTGCTTACATTTGTTTTACTAGCACAATGTGCACTTTTTGCTGAAATTTCCACTCGACATGAAAGTAGGCTCCAGCTGATTAAGTATAACCAGGTGGCGAGCTTAGTTGGATCTACCAGTATCCTTTTCTGTGGTTTAATTACAGATAATATGGAGAACTTTGTCTCTTTCCAAGCCTTTACAGTTTTAGTAGGAGTTATCGCAACAGCTTGTATGTGCTACACTGGACTCTACAGCACAACTGAGTATGAACAAAAGGAGATTCTTGCAGAAGAGGTTGTTTCAGAGAGTGCTGAGGGTTCTCTGTCTTGGTCTTCTATAATTTTGTTGACCAGGCAGATCATGACCCAGAAAAACTTCTTGCTTTTTGTGACCATGAACTTCTTTCAAGTCTTCCACCTGGCCTTTTGCAACAATTTCATGATGATCTTTGCAGATAATCTCATCCCCAAAGAAGTTCTTGCATCTTCTGTCAGAAGTATCATGTACGGAGCAGGCTTTATTTGTCCTCAG TGTCTTGTGCTCATCAGTCAAACTTTGTTGCGGAAATTTGGTTACTATAAGATTGTCCTATATTCCTTCTACTTGGAAGTGATGGCTGCAGCTGCCATGTTTTTTCTAGGTGTAGAACACTACTACCTTCTGGCTGCTTATCTTACAGGAAATAT GGTAATTGTTCAAGCTGCCTTCAGTTTGTTTAATCTGCCTTTGGCTGATATTGTGGATGAAGatttaaagaaatataaaagaAG ATCACCACTTTCTTCTATGGTCTTTGGAACAAATGCCCTGTTTACGAAACCAGCTCAGTCTTTAGCCCCTATGCTTGTGGTTACAATACTAAATCAGTTTGGGTACGCACAACTGAATAACAAAGCCATCCAGCCTGACCCACA TTTGTTTTTAGGTCTCCATGATGCCATGTTCTACATGATTTGCCTGATTCCTCTCTGCATTGCAGTCATACAGATTTTGACATGGACACCCTTTTCTATCCAGAATAGCCACCTAATGCACTAA